One window of the Cryptomeria japonica chromosome 7, Sugi_1.0, whole genome shotgun sequence genome contains the following:
- the LOC131040619 gene encoding transcription termination factor MTERF8, chloroplastic-like isoform X1 yields MLFHSSGCSYLCFLCSFLALNTMAFILLWRCIVCSGKSSSCLPLKIKLHSPPFIFPPFSTLSSSSSSSFTPSLNIISELLTKDCGFSSLQVTTVMRRAPRLLRNKSDQTAREVIHLLRDSGFTENKLKILIVKNPTILLLKVDSQLKPKMEFLKKMGLATQDIAHMALRTPRLLASSLENSVVPRILHLETIFGSKVHLCKALRVAPQLLTSDFERQVKPKVEYLKNSLGILEGSTAFARALNAVIGLSFETLEAKTKHMASLGLAEEEISQILKVFPQALRLSTKKMKETIDFLIHTAGLEPRIVALYSPILGLSIEKRLKPRYEVFKSLRTSPHAKDLPSLAKFFKLGWAGIKRALELT; encoded by the exons ATGCTCTTCCACTCATCTGGTTGCTCGTATCTCTGTTTCCTCTGCTCATTTCTTGCGCTGAATACAATGGCATTCATATTGTTATGGAGATGCATAGTTTGTTCAGGGAAATCTTCGTCATGTCTTCCTCTGAAAATCAAATTGCATTCTCCACCATTCATATTCCCACCATTCTCAacactttcttcttcatcatcatctagtttcacacCCTCCCTCAATATCATTTCAGAGCTCCTAACAAAAGATTGTGGGTTTTCTTCTTTACAAGTGACAACTGTAATGAGAAGAGCACCACGGCTGTTGAGAAACAAATCCGACCAGACCGCTAGAGAAGTCATTCATCTCCTTAGAGATTCTGGATTCACTGAAAACAAGCTCAAGATTCTAATTGTTAAAAACCCAACTATTCTTTTACTCAAAGTGGATAGTCAGTTGAAGCCCAAGATGGAGTTCCTGAAAAAAATGGGCTTGGCTACTCAAGACATAGCACATATGGCATTGCGCACACCCAGATTGCTTGCCTCGAGTTTGGAAAACTCTGTTGTCCCTAGAATTCtccatcttgaaaccatatttGGCTCAAAGGTCCATCTGTGCAAGGCTTTGAGAGTAGCGCCCCAGCTTTTGACGAGTGATTTTGAGAGGCAGGTGAAACCTAAAGTGGAGTATTTGAAGAATAGTCTAGGCATTCTGGAAGGTTCAACAGCATTTGCGCGAGCCCTCAATGCGGTTATAGGCCTTAGTTTTGAAACCTTGGAAGCGAAAACTAAACATATGGCGAGTCTTGGTCTGGCAGAGGAGGAAATCAGTCAAATTCTTAAGGTATTTCCTCAAGCACTTCGTCTTTCAACCAAGAAAATGAAGGAAACAATTGATTTCTTGATACACACTGCAGGTCTTGAGCCCCGGATTGTTGCTTTGTATTCACCGATTTTGGGTTTAAGCATAGAGAAAAGGCTCAAACCCCGCTATGAAGTCTTCAAATCTCTGAGGACAAGTCCACATGCCAAGGATCTACCTAGCCTGGCTAAATTCTTTAAGCTAG GTTGGGCTGGTATTAAAAGGGCACTGGAACTTACCTAG
- the LOC131040619 gene encoding transcription termination factor MTEF1, chloroplastic-like isoform X2: MLFHSSGCSYLCFLCSFLALNTMAFILLWRCIVCSGKSSSCLPLKIKLHSPPFIFPPFSTLSSSSSSSFTPSLNIISELLTKDCGFSSLQVTTVMRRAPRLLRNKSDQTAREVIHLLRDSGFTENKLKILIVKNPTILLLKVDSQLKPKMEFLKKMGLATQDIAHMALRTPRLLASSLENSVVPRILHLETIFGSKVHLCKALRVAPQLLTSDFERQVKPKVEYLKNSLGILEGSTAFARALNAVIGLSFETLEAKTKHMASLGLAEEEISQILKVLSPGLLLCIHRFWV; this comes from the exons ATGCTCTTCCACTCATCTGGTTGCTCGTATCTCTGTTTCCTCTGCTCATTTCTTGCGCTGAATACAATGGCATTCATATTGTTATGGAGATGCATAGTTTGTTCAGGGAAATCTTCGTCATGTCTTCCTCTGAAAATCAAATTGCATTCTCCACCATTCATATTCCCACCATTCTCAacactttcttcttcatcatcatctagtttcacacCCTCCCTCAATATCATTTCAGAGCTCCTAACAAAAGATTGTGGGTTTTCTTCTTTACAAGTGACAACTGTAATGAGAAGAGCACCACGGCTGTTGAGAAACAAATCCGACCAGACCGCTAGAGAAGTCATTCATCTCCTTAGAGATTCTGGATTCACTGAAAACAAGCTCAAGATTCTAATTGTTAAAAACCCAACTATTCTTTTACTCAAAGTGGATAGTCAGTTGAAGCCCAAGATGGAGTTCCTGAAAAAAATGGGCTTGGCTACTCAAGACATAGCACATATGGCATTGCGCACACCCAGATTGCTTGCCTCGAGTTTGGAAAACTCTGTTGTCCCTAGAATTCtccatcttgaaaccatatttGGCTCAAAGGTCCATCTGTGCAAGGCTTTGAGAGTAGCGCCCCAGCTTTTGACGAGTGATTTTGAGAGGCAGGTGAAACCTAAAGTGGAGTATTTGAAGAATAGTCTAGGCATTCTGGAAGGTTCAACAGCATTTGCGCGAGCCCTCAATGCGGTTATAGGCCTTAGTTTTGAAACCTTGGAAGCGAAAACTAAACATATGGCGAGTCTTGGTCTGGCAGAGGAGGAAATCAGTCAAATTCTTAAG GTCTTGAGCCCCGGATTGTTGCTTTGTATTCACCGATTTTGGGTTTAA